The Pempheris klunzingeri isolate RE-2024b chromosome 16, fPemKlu1.hap1, whole genome shotgun sequence genome includes the window TAAAGGTTTAAACTTCCCATGTGCCTTCTAGTTTACACTAGTTTCCACTGTAAAACAATCAGACTGCATCACTCAGAAACCTATTTTGAGAATTCAAGTCTGCTTAGGCTGGAAAGATGAACGACAGCCAGTTTTATGTGCTGACTCTCAGCTACACCTGCAATAAACTGGTGACTAAAAGGAGTCCCCCTCCAAtcaaaacacacgcacacgcacacacacacacacacacacacacacactctcaccttTCCACTGCTGTGGCACGATGCCATCTCGTCTGTCCACAACAGGTTTCGGGATGATTCGACCCGTCCTGAGAGACACTCGGACTCTGTCACCCTCCTCTGTGAATTTCCACTCTGCTTCAGTCGGCTTCCTGGAAGATCGTTATCAGCATGTCATAATTAGTCTGTTATGAAACCAAAGCTCGTTTACATTCGTCTTCTGTAAATAACACCGGACTACTCTTAATATATTCTAGAAGCACTTTGAAGATTGTTAAAATACAGCATTTATCTTAATGGTAATGTAAAGGACAAACATGCATGAACTACAAATCATAAACAGTTACTACAAttgctttcaaaataaacaccAAGAATTAGAGCTCCAAGTTCAGAAAACGTTGATTAGGGCTCCAGATAATCTTAACAGTAGACTAAGACCGTGCAGAAAAATGGCCGCAACTGACCTGTTGTGCAGCTATTGTTAAGGTTCTGAGGTGAGTGTACACGTGCACAGCCACAATTTTACTTTTACCTCTTGATCTTACTGTACCTGTCTGTGGGGTCAATGAGGGCGATGTCCCGGAGCAGGATGGGAGCCTCACTGGCAATGTAGGTCCCACGGTAATCCTCAGTTTTCCCAATGTACCTGTGATGCTTAGACAGAAAACAATTGTTCTCAGTTCTCCAACTTTAAAAACAGGTGGTGGCCAAATGGATGCCTATGGTGAACTTTGTCAGCAGTTGCATCCTGACACCAGACATTGGCTCCATCTGGTGGAGCTAAAAAATAAATGCTCGGTACAAAATTAAGACCATGAAAACTTCACTGTTGCCAGTGTGTCCAGAGTGTGTTTAAGCGTTCAGTGATGTAACAGTTGAAGCTGACAGTTACAGTTGAAACAGCCTCTGATCTTTTTATTAGACGATAGaattagtgtgtatgtgagatAAATatcttaatataatataagCAAAATCATGTCCGTCCAGTTTTCTCTTAAAGAAATATTAATTCCTTACTATGTTCAGTCCCTCAAGGATAACCCAGTTTCTGCGTCTGAAGACTTGGGTCACTTTTCCttgctttcctttgtctttccCTGCAAGAATCTCCACctgtgaaacaaatgaaaaacagacacataacTCTAGTTGTAAAAACACGTTCTTTTGCTTTCGTCCAACATTTTTGTTGATCCAGGTTTGGTCAAATTTGTTAGTTTTATGGCACCATTCACCAGATTCTCTCTGTGTTGTCGTCATACATTATTTATGGCACACATCTTTTGATTTTAGCATAGTTGCGGCTACAACAAAATCATTGATGAATATTACGAACGGTATTGAATCTtatgcaaaaaatatatataattcatcATTTGAAATATGTCATTAAAGTTGGCTCTGCATTCAAAACTTAAGTAATGCACGAGTAAACAAATGAGAGCTCAGAAATTTACTGGACTCATTCTGCTATAAATGATCTCCTTTAAGAAAGTTAAGTGAGCTGTACATTAGCGTTGTGGTAGAAGAAGTCACACATTACACTAAGATTTTGTTAAAAGATGCTCTTCTAATCCTCAGCATTGTAACAGATGTCCCAATCACTCAGAGTCACAAAAGTTACCACAACTGTAGACTTGAGATCTCACAAAAAGAAGGCACAAACGTCAGTA containing:
- the mrpl24 gene encoding large ribosomal subunit protein uL24m: MRLTVLLSMAARVVVPKDYRYGTNRPWTPAAMKMNPPGKRRRKVFVEPLAPEDWSVLKGDTVEILAGKDKGKQGKVTQVFRRRNWVILEGLNIHHRYIGKTEDYRGTYIASEAPILLRDIALIDPTDRKPTEAEWKFTEEGDRVRVSLRTGRIIPKPVVDRRDGIVPQQWKDGPKDTSPEDTLEKTYVPSLKTLEEEVMEKMGIQENRRHRGSYWY